TCGCACATCTGCATGGGCGCTTCCAGATCCGCTGACCTCCTTTTCAACACCTCCTCCAGGTTCTCTCCGGCATGCTGCCATCCGCTAAAATACAGGGCCACGGTGTAGGGGCCCACCTGGCCGAGGATGTTCGAGGTGAAGGTGCCCTTGCGCTTGGGATCAATCTTGGCCGCCGTAGCGCTCCCCGGCTTACGCAGATCGAGGATCCGCATCTTGGTATCATCGTTGTGAACGAGCGGACCATTGGCCGTCTGGGTGATCAGATGATCCAGGATGGGTTGAGCCTGCTCGAAGAGCGGCTTCATCACCTCCCACTGAGTGGACTCCGGGCAGGGCACTCCGAGGCTTTCCTGCAATCGGGCCAGCCGATAGTGGGGCATCCCGCTGCCATAACGCAGGAGGGCCACCGTCACGCCCACGCTCGGGGCATACTTTTCCTGCCCCGCCTCTGGCGGCGGCGGGGCGGTGACGACCGTGCCGCAGGTATCGCAGCGGAGCTTCTCCAGTTCCCACACAGTGGCCGAGATCGGCGGCGAACCCACGATCCGGATCACCAACCCCGGGCTTTTCACCGGACGCAGCGTTCCTTGAGGGCATTCCGGGCACGGGTCTTGGGCTTTGAGCGTGGGATGGGTGACTTTCAACCGGCGTGCGCCGGTATATTGGCTGGCCTTGTTCCGACCGTGTCCCTTGCGTTTGCCCTTGGGATCCTTGGGCGGAGGAGGGACAGGGGCAGGCGGGAAAATCCTTCCGGACTTCTCGGTCTTGGGTCCAAAGATCAGATGCCGAAGTTTACTGAGCGTCATGGGCTCCTGCTCGATC
The Verrucomicrobiales bacterium DNA segment above includes these coding regions:
- a CDS encoding IS66 family transposase, yielding MAQRFQELTMTEPQRDCFLDRARLAMSAEDYRMIEGMTLALPEIITWIEQEPMTLSKLRHLIFGPKTEKSGRIFPPAPVPPPPKDPKGKRKGHGRNKASQYTGARRLKVTHPTLKAQDPCPECPQGTLRPVKSPGLVIRIVGSPPISATVWELEKLRCDTCGTVVTAPPPPEAGQEKYAPSVGVTVALLRYGSGMPHYRLARLQESLGVPCPESTQWEVMKPLFEQAQPILDHLITQTANGPLVHNDDTKMRILDLRKPGSATAAKIDPKRKGTFTSNILGQVGPYTVALYFSGWQHAGENLEEVLKRRSADLEAPMQMCDALSRNTSPEFESIVCHCLSHARREFVPIAENFPQECRHVLDSLGAVYHVDAQAKELNLTARERLLSHQTHSLPVLKELKAWMQDQLDGRRVEPNSGLGGAIGYMLKHWEPLTLFVRREGAPLDNNICERALKMAILHRKNSLSYKTERGARTGDLFMSLIQTCRLNEIIAIAKKDFRNS